Part of the Vibrio penaeicida genome is shown below.
CGCACCAAGCTGGATGCGAAAATGCATTTTTTGCAGCTGGGTGAAATTTCGGTAAGCCGTCTTCATTACGGTGCTGGTGTGGACATTGAACCTGGTGCAATGAAAGAGTTTTTTCTTGTCCAAATGCCCCTGTCTGGCAGGGCTGTGATTGAGAGCCCACACAGCGTGGTGGATTCCACAACAAATCTTGCCTCTGTGCTAAGCCCTGATGACAGTGTGAGCATGCAATGGAAGCCAAATGTCGATCAGCTGATGATCAAAATTCCAAAGCCATTAATTGAGCGTACGGTGGTGGGCATAACGGGTCACGCCCTGCATGATACGGTTCGGTTTGATTTGGGGTTTGAGTGGCAAAGAAGCCGAGAGTGGACAAGCTTACTTTGGTATTTGTTGACTTATGCCGCTCAGATTTCACCGTTCGAAAACCAGAATAGCTTGATACTTGGGCAGCTAGAACAATTGGTCGCCACGTGTCTGCTAAGTTGCCATTCCCACAACTACTCCGCTAACGCCGCTAACAGTAAACCATCTATTCGTCCTCGGCATGTTCGTATTGCCCAATCGTATATTGATGCACACTTGAATGAAGACATCACCGCAGAAAGGCTTGCAGGGGTGGCTGGTGTCAGTGTACGTAGCTTATATGGTGGATTTAAAGACTTTCTTGGTATCAGTCCGATGCAGTATTTACGCAATCTGAGAATGGAAAAGGTGCACTCAGAACTGCAAGGTGGACAAGCACAGAGCGTAACAGGGGTAGCAATGAAGTGGGGATTTTCTCATATGGGTCGATTCAGCGTTGCGTATAAAAATCGTTATGGTGAAAGCCCAAGCGAGAGTTTAAGACGGCTTTAATCTCTTTATTTTCACTTTAATATTTTTATTTTCAAGTGCTTATTTTCAATCTTTTATCTTTTTAACCTCTTTCAATTTTCTACATTCTTCTCTTTTATGAAAAGCCCCTTTCGATAGGAACAACCTATTCGAAAGGGGGCTATACTCAAACCACCTCAAGATGCTAGGTTCAGCGAGAATTGCTTGATTTTCAGGCAAGGCACCAATTTGCAGATCTAGTGGTTCTAAATCAATAATTGGTAACGCGGCATGAAAATCAAGCAAACTCGCCCTTGGGAGCTCATCTTCTGTCCCATTTCATCGTCAAAGAACTTGGAAAGGACTCGTCATTCCACTGCGTTCTTTTCCTTGAACTGACACAGAAGATAGAGCTCTGAATCCTGCACCTTGGGGTGGTTTGAGTATATATTCATATTTTTAGGCAACTATCTTAAGCCCTAGGCACTCGCCAAAGAAGTAAACTTCCCTTGATGGAACACCAACGGAGAGCGCTCGGTTGAATCGGTTGAAAGAACGTGACCAATCAAGAGTAAGTGATCGCCAGCGGCGTTCTGCTCGACGTTTTTACAGATCAATGTGGCGATAGCCCCCTCAATCACAGGCACACCTTGAGAGTTGATGTCATAACCAACGCCATCGAATTTGTTCTCAACTTTTGAGCTGGCAAATCGCATAGCAAGATCCGCTTGCTCGCCAGAAAGCACATTGATGGAGAAGTGATCACAGTCGTTAAAGTTCTCCAAGTTAGGGGATTGGGTTCCTAAACTCCAAAGCACTAAAGGAGGGGTGAGGGAGAGCGACGCAAAGGAGTTGATCGTGAGCCCAATTGGCACGCCTTCTGCTGTTCGAGTCGCTACAATGGCAACGCCTGTTGGGTATTTACCTAGCGCTTTTCGCAGCACTTGAGGAAGCAAAGATTCGCATCCTTGCTTCGTCGGTTCTTGGCTCGTCGGTTTTTGGCTAATGTGGGTTGAGTTATGGCTCATAAATCTTGCCTCCTAAGCACTTTTAACCGAGTGGGAATCAACGAAATCTCGACACAAGTTGGCGTCTTCCCACCAAGGGTAAAAGCTCGGTGGATGATTGAACCCGTTTGCGATGGTTGACGCGAGTGATGGGTATTGTTGTGCTGACGCGAGCAGTTCCAGAATATGGGGCGGAGGCGGAAGCAATAAACTGTTGGTCCAACTCACCACACTGCTTGCGTATTCCCAAAAAGTTTCGAAGGTTTGGTTCATCCAGTCGGCGGTAAATGGCTGCTCTCCTCGTGCCAAAATGGCGTCGCCGTACACTTTAGCGGCTTTGGTGGCATTGTTGGAGCCTTGGCCTGTAATTGGATCGTTCGTTGCCACTGCATCGCCCATACCAAACACCAAACGCCCTGAGGGTAACGTCATCACGGGCTTGCGAATGGTTGGTGGAAAACGGCCGGCTAGAATGCCATTTTCGTCGGTTAATTCTGTGTGTTGGCAACGCTCCGCTTCCCAAGGGAGAAAGGTCTCTAAGATTTTCTTACTGGTGGCGAGGTGTTCTTGTGGGGTGCTAACATCGTTCCAGCAATCCATAGGGCCGCCGGGTACACCTTCAAACACCATAATGTCGCAAGGACCTGACGTAGTAAAAGCTGGGAAGGTAAAATACTCACCCACGCCCGGAATCAAATTGAACGCGACTTGGCTGAAATCGTCCTGCTTTTTCATGCCATTAACGTAAGTTAGGGCAAGTGCGCGTTGTGGCTTACTGAATGCAGAGCGAGCTTCATCGCGCTCAAATAGCCTAACGACATCCCCTTTCCCTGCGGCAAGGAGCACGAGGTCATGAGTGGCGGTGAGATTTTCTAGTTCTGGAACACCGACGTCATCAATGACCAACTTGCCTCCTTTGGATTCAAATAGTTCCATCCAAATCGGCATTTTAACGCGCTGGTCGACGGCTTGGGCTGGCTTGTCTAGTTGAGCGCTCCAGCTTATGGCTTTTTCCCCTGCGATTTCAGGGTGAGGAACGGAAAATCCGATGCCATCAACGTTCGGGCAATTGCTCTCCCATAGGTTTAAACCGGAATCCCGTTCGATTTGAAGCGCGTCATCAAACATACACTGGCTGGACAATACTCTTCCATCGCGCACGCTTTCTGGTGTTCGGTTGGTGATTACCGTCACGCGGTAATCATTGTCTAAAAGTCGAATAGCTAAAGGGAGACCGGCTTGTCCTCCCCCTACAATGGCGATGCTTCTCATGATTTCACTCCTTTGATAATTAGATGTCTCATCGTTCTGTTAAGTCTCAATTGATTTCTTACTCTGCCAAGCGAGGAATGGCGGGTTTTGCTTGTTCTGGACCCATTGCGGAATAGCCGCCATCCACCGAATAATCCGAGCCTGTGACAAAGCTGGATAAGTCGGACAGCAAAAATGCCACAACTTGGGATACTTCTTCTGGTGTACCGACTCGACCCGCGAGATGAAAATCCGCGGCGACTGAATCGGTTTTTTCTCGATTTCCATCTGTCAATTCATCCATGATTCTTGACCAAATCCAGCCTGGAGAAACGGAATTGACACGGATGCCGTCAGGAGAAAAGTCCATTGCCATACTGCGAGTGGCTTGAAGCAGTGCGGCTTTGGAAGCGGGATAGAGCCAGCGACCGGTTTGCGCGATGGAAGAGGAAATACTGGTGAAATTCACAATCGAACCACCACCTAGTGCCATCATATGGGGGCGAACGGCATTGGATATCATTATGGCGCTGACAAGGTTTGTATTGAGAGCACTAAGCCAATCTTCTCGGTTGGATTCTTTTCCTTCGTCCAAATAGGTTGCGGCTAGGTTGACAAGGAAGTGGATGCCTCCGTGGGTTCGCATGGTGGCTTCAATGCTGCTGTTTAGCTTTTCATCGTTTGTGATATCGACTTCGACGTAGCTTACATTTTTGTTATCCGTGTAAGGGGCTGGCGCAATATCAAATACCACCACTTTCACACCATATTCGAGCAGAGTATTGACGACCCCTTGCCCAATTTTTGTGACGCCACCGGTCACGATGGCGACTTTTCCTTTTAATCCTTTCATCGACCCTCTCCTTGGTTTCGGTATCTAGGTTGGTGTACCTGCTGGCATTACCATCCTCCTTCTAGTGAGGCTCAATCTCTATCCACAATTGAATTCAGGTATCCAAAGCCTGCAGATTAGTCGCTGATTTTGAGTGGAGAGAGCCGCTTTTGACGACAATTAAAAAGCCCGCGATTATTCTCGCGGGCTTAGCTTACGTGTACTTAGTGTTGATGTTGGTACTAGCGATTACTGTCCGCAAACCAGATCCCAGCTGCCATCGCTGCCAGGGATGGAGCCTGTCCAGTACTTGGTCTAATCAGTCATCGAGCAAGCTTCCATTGCTACATGAATGGTGACATGGCTATTTGGTAAACGTAAAAAAAACATTATGACGTTTAAAGATTGTTTATATCGCACTAATTTTTCCAATTAAGAGACGAAGTTAATGGAAGGAGTGAAATATAACATTTGTTAAAGATCTTTGATGCTAATGTAAAGAAAAGGTGCATTTTCTTTATCTATCTAAGTTTCTTCTAATAAAAAAACAAGAACTCCATCTAATAGTAAGAATAAATATTAGGATTAACTTGTTTAACATATTTATTTTAAACATGACTTATATTTGTATTTATATTTTTATCATTAGATCGAAGGTGTGCTGTTTTGATTGTGATCAAATTAATTTAATTCATTAATGATAGTATTAAAATAAATGGAGGGTTGTCGTGGATCTATTTAGAAAAGAAGTACTGGGAGAAAAAATATATTAACTATGGAGCAAGTAGAAAAATTCTTACTGAACAGCATGAGTTTGTAATCTATATTTCCATGTTTTTGGTTTTTTCTATACTTACCTTTACTTATTTTTTTGAATATGGTCGGAAAATTAAAGTCTTAGGCTATGTGAATCCAAGCTCCGGTATAGTAAAAGTATATTCTCCAAATGATGGATACATTCGCAATAAGTTCATAACTGAAGGTCAGGAAGTATATAATGGTTTGCCTTTAGCTAAAGTAGAATATCGTAAGCACTTTGAAAAAATCACAGATAACAAAAATAAAGATAGATATATATGCTATGCAGCGATACCTAATCATTGGGTCATTAATCCGGGATCAATTGTATCTATGTGTACAGTCGCCTTAGATAGCAAGGCAAACCATGTTGGTCATATCAGTGGAGATGGAAAACTAAATCTTAATATAAAGCTAGCTAACGAATGGCACAATAGCCTAATAAATTTGGATTGGGAGTCGATGAGGCGTCCCCTTCATGACCTTAAAAATAAATATAACACTATTAGTGTTGTTAATGTATAAACATCATGAATATTACTAGTTCCCTTATCAGAAAGACTATCATTCTTATATTTTTTATATTCCCTTCTATTACATATGGTAAGTATGAGGATATTTCTTTAGAAGAGAAAATTTATGGGCTGTCATTAATATGGAGTAATGCAAAAGAGCATTTTGTTTTTCTTGACACTGATGTGGCTTCTAAATTAGATGAATCATATATAGAGTACATCAGCAAGGTCGCGGATATGGATGGTATTCATGATTACTATAAAGCTTTATCTAGATTTTCTGCTTTGCTAAATGATGGTCATACTAAAGTATTCCCTCCACTGCAGCACTTTAGAGAAAATATCGATTGGCCAGATGTTTATCTAAATGAAATCGAAGGTGAGATTCTGGTGACCAGTGTAGGTCAATCCTATATTGGTGCTATTCCCTTGGGTTCTACGGTTTTAGAGGTTGAAGAAATACCTGTTCGAGATTATTTAGCAATGGAAGTGTTTCCTTATTCGCACGGCTCTTCCTATCGTGATCGTTGGAACTTATCAGTTTCAAATGCATTTATGGGGCTTGCGGGATCAACGGTTAATATAACTTATAGGCGACCATCAGGTGAGTTAGGAAAAGCCGAACTGACAAGAAATTCAAAGTCATACGATGATACTATTGATCATGTGGATATATTTAAACCCAAAAGAAAATCAGTTGAATTTTCCATGTTAAGCGATGACATTGCGTATGTTTCAATCAACAATTTAAGAAGTGATGATGTATTTACTAGTTTTATGTCAGTATTCGAAGACATAACTAAAGCAAAAGGGTTGATTATTGATTTAAGGGCGAATGGAGGAGGTGATACCTCCGTCGTGAATAAGATTATACCTTATTTAATAAATCAAGAAGTTCAGAGCTCTTCTTGGAAAACTAGAATCAGTAATTCATATAATGAGGCGAGAAAAGGACGGACTTCCGAACATTGGTTCAATGGCAATGGGAAAACACTAACGCCCCATGGCAAAGCGATAAATATACCTACTCATGTGTTGATAGGGCGAAACACTGGTTCGGCCGCACTAGATTTTCTCGTGTACTTAAACAAATTGGAGCGGTTTACTAAATATGGAGAAACAACAAACTCCAGTACAGGTCAGCCAATGAGCTTCGATCTACCTGGAGGAGGAAAAGGCATAATATGTGTTAAGCACGACTTCTTCCCAAGTGGTGAAGAGTTCGTAGGTATAGGAATTAAACCGGATGTTACTGTTGAACTCAAGAAAGCTCGCATTCTGAAGGGTTATGATGACGTATTGCAAATCGCATTGTACGATCTAAAGAGTAAGTTGGAAGCGAGGTAAGAAGGTTTTATCTCTGATAGTTAGATCAAAAGCTGCACCTAAATAAGAGGCTATTAGCGATCAAATGTTTCAAATTTATATACCGATAATGCCTTTGTACCCAAGTAAGCGCGCCCTTGGGAGCACACGTGATCGGAGTTAATATCTATGCACACCAATTATGGCGGAGTTATAGGTAAAGCAAATCCCTCGAAGGAAATCGAGGGGTTTGTTTATGAAAACCGAATACTTAAAGCCCTGAACTTCGGTTAATTATTTACACTTTAGCTTACTGCCCGCAAACCAGATCCCAGCTGCCATCGCTGCCAGGGACGGAATCTGTCCAATATTTGGCTTGGTAGATTTTCCCTTGGTAGACGATTTTATCGCCCGTTCCTGCATGGCTCGGGTTGCCTGCCCAATCAGTTTGTGGCCAGTTAGGGTAAACATTGATCCCAGCTGTATTACAGGTTGTGCCACCACCGCCGCCACCCGTTCCTTTAGTGAAACTAGCTTTTAGCGTCACGCCAGAGAACGCGCTGTAGCCGGTTAAGTTGATGTAGTACGTGCCAGCCTTTGGTGTGGCAAATGAGCACGATTCGTCGTTACCGCTTTTATAAGGACGACAATCATGGCTGCTCGATGTTGGTTTGGCACCATGTTTAACGTACAGATCCACATCACCCGAACCGCCGCTGGTGGCGATGTTAAGGTTGGTTGCACCGGCAGGGACAGCCAATGTATAGGTAATGGTTTGACCTTTAGACGCTGCGATCCCAGTTACTGGTTTGCCGTTTTCCAGTTCTTTGCCTGTTGGTGGAGGCGGTGGTGGTGGCGTTATTCCTTTATCAATCACTGATAAGTTGTTGGAGGCTCGGGTGAGTTTAAGGACATCCCCAATCTGAGATGCCGACCACCAGTTCACGCCACTTGGCAGTGCGAGAGGGTTTGCATTGCGCTGCTCTCGGCTTAGGGTTTCGGCACCCGAACCAAATTGTGCGGTACGAACCTCTAATGTGTTAGGGCTAACACTTAAGACCTTGAATTGTTGAATACTGGCCAAATCAATGGTCCAGCTTTTCGGATCGTTAGCGCTTCGAGCAGGAGCACCCCAGCTGCCTTCGCCTACATAAACAGTACCGCCAGAAGTGGTTGCGGTGAAGTTAGAACCAGAAGGCTTCAATGCTTCGGTGACTTTATTAATGTGCGTATCCGATTCCACCACCAAATTCATTTTGTGTTGATAGAATAAATTTGCCCACCAAGAAACCAATATGGTGTTGTCGCGCTTACCAGAATAATGCGGATACATCGGTTTGTGATACTGCGCCATACGCCATTTTGCAGAGCTGGCACTGGCTGCTAAATCTTGGCTTAGCCAATTGTTCATGGCTGTTGCGTAGCTAGACCAACCGCTGTCTTTAAACTGGCTATTAAGGGTATAAACACGCAGCAGTGGTGATACGTTAAACGCACCATAGGTATCTTTAGGGTTACACGTTTTATTGCCATCGAAATCGGCACCAAAGACTTGGCAAACAGTGCTGTAGTTGTCGTCTTCATGGTTACCGTGTGTGGGTACGAATGGGTATATACGTTTGTAGTTCACCCCGTCTATCAAATCGCTTGAAAACGTCAGTTGCCAATCTTTTAGGTATTCACGCATTTCAGAGGCGGAGTTTTGGTTGGTGTAGTCACCGCCATGCATGATGAACAATGGGCGTACCTTCGCAACCAATTTGTTGCCAGCGCGGCGATTTGTCCAACCTGTGCGTGTATCGCCTCCAGCAATTGCGACAAACGGAGAGTTGTCTGTTGGGGCGGTTTTGAACCAAAGGCGATCGCCACACCCTGCGTCGTCACACACTCGATAGTAAACCGGAGAGTTGGCTGGTAAACCACTTAACTGCACAAAGCTGCTTTTCAGTGAGTTAGCGAACGTATGGCTAAAAGACACATTGGCTTTTTTCCACTGCTGCTCGCTGGTGGTGAATCCATATTTTACGTGGTGATTCGCGCTTGTTGTCGGGGAAAACCCAATCGTGGCTTTTGATGATGGCGACCCATCCCAAACCAAACGGTGGTATTCACTTCCAGCGAAGCTTTGACAAGCCATAGCGGATAATCCGATCAGAATGCTTGTTCTGAGGTAATTCATTTTTTAGTCCTTTATTATTCATTACTTCTTTGATTAATTGACGTTAATGTCATCTGCGAGGTATGCCCCTCGCGGTGTGGCTTGGAAACCAACACCACAAAGGCAGCATTGCGATAAGGCAAAGGGTTCTCTTTACCTTCAAAAAGGTTGAAAGCCAGTGCTCCGTGTTTTAAATGGCGGTACTGTTGGTCTAGCGATTTATTGGCACTTATCGTCCAATAATCGCTGTTTTTAATACGTGGGAAGAAGTCTGTGGCGATCTGAGCCTGATTTGGTCTGTCGTTGTTTTGCAGCAGCGAAACCAATTCCTTTGGTGTGGGTAGTCGCCAGTTATGATTGCCGCATAACCCTTGTGAATTGGTTCGTTTGATCAGCTCTTGGGTGTCGCATCGCCCGTCTTGATAGAAGCAATCCCCTTTATCGGGTGCACCTAATTGTCCATTGAACCAAGAGTATGTCCAGTCAGCATCGTGAATGGATTCGTCATCGGTTTTGACTTCCCATAGCAATCCTGTTTTTTCGTCGGCGACACACGCCCAAGGACCTTGCCAAGGCATCAAATGCTCACCTGTGTGAGTGACTTTCACGTAGCGGGGGTGCTCCAGTTGAACGGGCAGTATGTTGAAGCTGACGTAGCTATAAATCGACGTTGCGGCAATCATGAGGAGCGTAGCCAATATTCTTAACTTCATTGCACGTACTCCAGTTGTATGGGGCGATGGTGGCGCGTATGGGCGATTTGGGAGTGATCGAAGGCGGAAACCCATATACAGGTGCCATCTTCCAAGGCAACGTCGTGCTCTGAGCCTGTGTCGTGTTTACGGGAGACTTCTAGTGTCCAATATCCGTTTTCCCACTTTCCTCTTGCGCGGACATTGGCTCTATCCCCTTCAAACTGGTTAGAGCGGTATAAAACCGAGGGCAACTCGCTGCCTTCAGGTAAAGTGTCGTACGTTTTTTGATAGGGCTGACTCCCAAACCAAGCGAGAGGTCGTGTGACCAATGAAGCTTCTGTTGGGAGTCGTTTGGGAGTGACAGAATGGGGGGAGTACCATTTCCAATTCATTTTGTATCCGCCACTGTCTTTGCCGTCAGCAAGGTAGCCTGCGGTGTATCGGCGTTCACCAAATCGAGGTGTACTGGCAGGACCAAAGAAATTATCGTCTGCTTGAAACATATCGTTGGTGCGAACGGCTTTCCAATGCCACAAATCGCGGATCCTATTATCCATGCTGGCGTGGTAGCCCTTACCGTGCCAGTTTTCAGGTTTGCCTTTAAACGGCTTGCGCCCAAGATATGCTGTGCCATCCGCACCGTAGCCACAGGTACTGGAAATCATGACAGCGAATTTGTCTTCGTAGTAGGTTGTTTCATCAAAATGGTGGAACCCGTTTTGCCTAACCACCCACTTGCCGTTTTGCTTAAATAAGGGCAGATGAGCAAGGCTTTTGGTGGCGTCTTTCCAGCGGAATAAAAAGTAAGTTTCAAATTGGTTGGCTGCGGCTTTTATCGAAACCGTTGTTTGCCCATCAATGAAATTGGCACCTCCCGTTGTGAGAACGGAGATTTCTTTTGCCTCTTGCCAAAAAGCTTCACTCGATTCTCCATCTACATTAACTAGGGTATCGATGCTTATTTTTTTTACTGTTAGAGGAAGCTGGCTGCCGGAATACATAAATGCCCATCCAGCCCCTGCGGTACCCAATGACAGAAGCAGCGTAAATGAGAGTCGAGCTTGTTTTAACGTTCGAAAAGGCACCACCATTTTGAGCACATTTGCCCCATATTGAATGATGTAGACCAGGCTATGCAGTATCAAAAAAAACAACATGCCAATGGCAGACCAAAAGTGCCAAGCCTGAAAGTTCAGGAATTCAAGCTGCCACCAATAGAGTGCGCCTGAAACCAGAGCCGAAAGCGTAATGACATAGCCCAAGTATTGAACCCAGAGGTGGTATGAAGAGGGTGTTTTGGTCGCCCGTTTCTTGCGGCGTAAAACATAAAAAACGTAACCCAATGCGCTAGAAAAAAGGACGATACCACTTATGTAATGAAGATCATGCAGGTTGCCCTGAGGCAATATGGGGGAAAGCCAATATAAGGTTCGATCCGAGACCAAATGAATCCTCAAACCCGTGAGTAAATTAATGAGAGCAGAAATAGAGACAAGTAAGTGGAGAAGAATAAAGTTGAAACGCTTGGGGGTCATGTTCAGTTCAGTGCAAAAGCCAATCAAATGAGTAAGGTTTGATGGTAGAAGCTAGAGAACGAATTACTATTTAAACTCCGTGAAAATTCCGTTACTTACTAAATTGGTTCTATTTTTGTTATGCAACAAAGTGTATTTTTCAGTAATTATTTGTCACAGGTAACGTAAGTCGAATTCTCATTTTTGATTAGAAAGTCATTTGATAGTATTGCAGCTCGAGTAAACGATCTCTGAGCAACTTAGCCTTAAATTGGCCGCGGTCAATCGCAGAGGACGTGCCAAAATTGTCTTTTGACCATACCTCCTCAATGAAGGTGAATTGTGAATTTAGAAAGACTTCCCATGCACCATGTGACGTCTGAAAAGTATCTCTTTCTGTTTCTGTAAGCTTCAGAGCAATATCTTCGTAAGTGCTTTTAATTTCTCTTGAAAGAAATTGATGGTACTCCGTGTATGCTAAAAGCGTAGAGCGGTATCCTGTTGCGTTGTTTATTTTCTCTATATAAACAACCGAATTTGAGTCCAATTCTTCCGCTTTGTTTACCCCGTCTGGATTATCGATAGCCCACGAGCAAAACGAAAGAAAAAGTGCAGAACCGAATACTACTGTTTTTAAAGTTTTTACCATATTGAATGCTCCTTTTCTGCCGGAATTTGATAACGAAACAGCTATCTTGGCGGGAGCTTGTATTTCAATAAACATTACGGTTTAAAAAAGAGCGAGATTTACAAGGCATGTCTAGATTCTTCGGTGACTGAAGTAAAAAAGCCAGCATTGGTTGCTGGCATGGGGTTTAATCACTGATCTTTATGGTTCTCACATTCCTTTCTATGGCGCTTTGTTTCCATTTTTCCCAATTTCGCCAATCTGCTTCAAATTTGATGAAAACACGACCTTTTTCATCAAATTCCAAGCCAGAATCTTCGAGGGCTATATATGGGATAACTCCGGTAAACATCCATTTATCTTTTAACAGCTTTACTTTACAAGCGGATACTCTCAATGCCGGAAGTGCTGGATACTGGCGTACCCACTGCTGCCAAGCATAAAGTGACTCATTATAAAACCAGACAAATGTGCCTTCTTTGATTCCAACTATATATCCTGGGGTGCGAGCAAAACGAGCTTTATCAATCAGTTTCATCTCATCCTCTTACGGCGTTTATACGCCAATTACAGCAAGTTAAATTTGTTACCAACTGGATGGAGGAGGTGTTATCCCGCTATTTTTATTTTGCGGTTTGTTTTTAATATCTAAGCAGCATCAGGCTAAGGTTTTCCTTCGCTCTTATGGCTGTTCAGTGCTTTCTATTAGACGGATTAAAAATGCTGTAACAATAGAGTTATCAAAAGTGAGACTGTTATGACGAACACTTTATAAAAGCGGGTTTGAAGTGAATACCCCTGTCAGAATTTGAATGCGTACTATTAATTTTTGTGAAACCTGCAAAATGCCAGTTTAATTATTAAGTTGCATTTTTGTGACAGTAATTCAAGAGAGTTTTGGATACGCAAATATAAATATCTAAAAATAGGAACGAGTTAGAGATTTTCACTAATTTTGACAGGAAATGCCCTTAGATATGAAACGGAATTCGAATTTATATTGATATGATTCGCATTATTGATTGAGTACCAGATTCTGGTATTCCATTTTTGATTATTTGATACGGTTTTTTTATGCGCTTGCTGATATTTTCTTGATGTGAGCCGAAAACTTAATAATTTACCGTTACATATAATTGTTCAGTTTCGTACTAAACCCACTGTGGCTAAATGGCTCAAGGTCTTTGTTTAACCTCTTTGGTTGTTCAATATATCTACTTGAGTTATAGCTAAATAGAAAAGAAACGTTTGCGTAATATATACCTAAGTAAATTCAAGTTACTGGGCTTTGGACCAAATGCTCTATTTGAGCGTAGAAGTCACTTGAGTGGAAAAAGCGGGGACACATCGCAGTGGGTAGCAATGTCGGCGTCATAACAAATTTAACTCTCTAGGCTTTAGATGAAGGTAACTTACAACACTGTAGATGATCCAGTTCAAGAACTGGTTGAGATTGATCCTGATGGATGGGCGTTCATTAAATACGATGGCTTTATTTTTAAAGGGGTGTATCAGCCTATTTTTGACAGAGCTGGGTGCATTGTCGCCTATGAAGGTCTCGCTCGAATAACAGATATGGACGGGGCAGTAATTAGCCCTGAAGAATATCTAAAACCTATTCGACAAAATCACAAAAGCTTGATGCTGTTTTTTCTGATTACAGGCAAAGTCCACTTTATCAATTTCTCAAAGTTTTCTTCGGGAAGCGTCTCTCTTTTCGTTAACGCGCCTCCCTGTGTGTTTAATACATTAGGGAATATATCTGGCGCAATCGAACAATTACTTATTCGCTTAAAAATGTTGGGTATTCCACGAGAGAATGTGGTGTATGAAATAATGGAAGACAGCAACTCAGAAATGTCTTTAATGGCACAAGGTATTGAA
Proteins encoded:
- a CDS encoding AraC family transcriptional regulator, with the translated sequence MYDSRINNSLFRLVDQEFSQSERLLFSSGNVTEVCDAVGQVMKSHSLSVKEDRTKLDAKMHFLQLGEISVSRLHYGAGVDIEPGAMKEFFLVQMPLSGRAVIESPHSVVDSTTNLASVLSPDDSVSMQWKPNVDQLMIKIPKPLIERTVVGITGHALHDTVRFDLGFEWQRSREWTSLLWYLLTYAAQISPFENQNSLILGQLEQLVATCLLSCHSHNYSANAANSKPSIRPRHVRIAQSYIDAHLNEDITAERLAGVAGVSVRSLYGGFKDFLGISPMQYLRNLRMEKVHSELQGGQAQSVTGVAMKWGFSHMGRFSVAYKNRYGESPSESLRRL
- a CDS encoding flavin reductase family protein, whose amino-acid sequence is MSHNSTHISQKPTSQEPTKQGCESLLPQVLRKALGKYPTGVAIVATRTAEGVPIGLTINSFASLSLTPPLVLWSLGTQSPNLENFNDCDHFSINVLSGEQADLAMRFASSKVENKFDGVGYDINSQGVPVIEGAIATLICKNVEQNAAGDHLLLIGHVLSTDSTERSPLVFHQGKFTSLASA
- a CDS encoding styrene monooxygenase/indole monooxygenase family protein, giving the protein MRSIAIVGGGQAGLPLAIRLLDNDYRVTVITNRTPESVRDGRVLSSQCMFDDALQIERDSGLNLWESNCPNVDGIGFSVPHPEIAGEKAISWSAQLDKPAQAVDQRVKMPIWMELFESKGGKLVIDDVGVPELENLTATHDLVLLAAGKGDVVRLFERDEARSAFSKPQRALALTYVNGMKKQDDFSQVAFNLIPGVGEYFTFPAFTTSGPCDIMVFEGVPGGPMDCWNDVSTPQEHLATSKKILETFLPWEAERCQHTELTDENGILAGRFPPTIRKPVMTLPSGRLVFGMGDAVATNDPITGQGSNNATKAAKVYGDAILARGEQPFTADWMNQTFETFWEYASSVVSWTNSLLLPPPPHILELLASAQQYPSLASTIANGFNHPPSFYPWWEDANLCRDFVDSHSVKSA
- a CDS encoding SDR family oxidoreductase, translating into MKGLKGKVAIVTGGVTKIGQGVVNTLLEYGVKVVVFDIAPAPYTDNKNVSYVEVDITNDEKLNSSIEATMRTHGGIHFLVNLAATYLDEGKESNREDWLSALNTNLVSAIMISNAVRPHMMALGGGSIVNFTSISSSIAQTGRWLYPASKAALLQATRSMAMDFSPDGIRVNSVSPGWIWSRIMDELTDGNREKTDSVAADFHLAGRVGTPEEVSQVVAFLLSDLSSFVTGSDYSVDGGYSAMGPEQAKPAIPRLAE
- a CDS encoding S41 family peptidase, translating into MNITSSLIRKTIILIFFIFPSITYGKYEDISLEEKIYGLSLIWSNAKEHFVFLDTDVASKLDESYIEYISKVADMDGIHDYYKALSRFSALLNDGHTKVFPPLQHFRENIDWPDVYLNEIEGEILVTSVGQSYIGAIPLGSTVLEVEEIPVRDYLAMEVFPYSHGSSYRDRWNLSVSNAFMGLAGSTVNITYRRPSGELGKAELTRNSKSYDDTIDHVDIFKPKRKSVEFSMLSDDIAYVSINNLRSDDVFTSFMSVFEDITKAKGLIIDLRANGGGDTSVVNKIIPYLINQEVQSSSWKTRISNSYNEARKGRTSEHWFNGNGKTLTPHGKAINIPTHVLIGRNTGSAALDFLVYLNKLERFTKYGETTNSSTGQPMSFDLPGGGKGIICVKHDFFPSGEEFVGIGIKPDVTVELKKARILKGYDDVLQIALYDLKSKLEAR
- a CDS encoding cellulose-binding domain-containing protein, which encodes MNYLRTSILIGLSAMACQSFAGSEYHRLVWDGSPSSKATIGFSPTTSANHHVKYGFTTSEQQWKKANVSFSHTFANSLKSSFVQLSGLPANSPVYYRVCDDAGCGDRLWFKTAPTDNSPFVAIAGGDTRTGWTNRRAGNKLVAKVRPLFIMHGGDYTNQNSASEMREYLKDWQLTFSSDLIDGVNYKRIYPFVPTHGNHEDDNYSTVCQVFGADFDGNKTCNPKDTYGAFNVSPLLRVYTLNSQFKDSGWSSYATAMNNWLSQDLAASASSAKWRMAQYHKPMYPHYSGKRDNTILVSWWANLFYQHKMNLVVESDTHINKVTEALKPSGSNFTATTSGGTVYVGEGSWGAPARSANDPKSWTIDLASIQQFKVLSVSPNTLEVRTAQFGSGAETLSREQRNANPLALPSGVNWWSASQIGDVLKLTRASNNLSVIDKGITPPPPPPPTGKELENGKPVTGIAASKGQTITYTLAVPAGATNLNIATSGGSGDVDLYVKHGAKPTSSSHDCRPYKSGNDESCSFATPKAGTYYINLTGYSAFSGVTLKASFTKGTGGGGGGTTCNTAGINVYPNWPQTDWAGNPSHAGTGDKIVYQGKIYQAKYWTDSVPGSDGSWDLVCGQ